The following are from one region of the Amia ocellicauda isolate fAmiCal2 chromosome 1, fAmiCal2.hap1, whole genome shotgun sequence genome:
- the cfap68 gene encoding cilia- and flagella-associated protein 68, with protein METECNSVTGPGTTHSMAHAPFSTLRASGHGEVWCDYEEDAKLRQYGWRCTTSEDAYSRATLLGNWAEERHDLGALAQRRPLPSQFAHYFDTTYASTFNTSWQSPTCPPGLKREAHVFPGHQPELDPPHTKLVPGSCYRVDFRDPGQGETQHGPGGGREMHSHTEAGRGGRSPAQHH; from the exons ATGGAGACGGAGTGCAACAGTGTCACAGGTCCCGGGACGACACACAG CATGGCTCATGCGCCCTTCTCCACTCTGCGTGCCTCGGGGCATGGCGAGGTGTGGTGTGACTATGAAGAGGACGCCAAGCTCCGGCAGTACGGCTGGCGCTGCACCACCAGCGAGGATGCCTACTCCAGGGCCACGCTGCTGGGCAACTGGGCTGAGGAGCGCCATGACCTCGGGGCCCTGGCTCAACGGCGCCCCCTGCCGTCACAG TTTGCTCACTACTTCGACACAACCTACGCATCCACGTTCAACACAAGTTGGCAATCCCCAACGTGTCCCCCAG GGTTGAAGAGAGAAGCCCATGTCTTCCCAGGTCACCAGCCGGAACTTGATCCCCCTCACACGAAGCTAGTCCCGGGCTCCTGTTACCGGGTAGACTTCAGAGATCCTGGGCAGGGAGAGACCCAGCATGGTCCAGGCGGTGGCAGAGAGATGCACTCCCACACAGAAGCAGGCAGAGGAGGCCGAAGCCCTGCACAGCACCATTAA
- the cryabb gene encoding crystallin, alpha B, b: MSANMDIAIQHPWFRRPFFSSFFPCRIFDQNFGEHISEGDVFSPFPPLYWPRSSFFRMPTWVDSGLSEMRLDKDRFMINLDVKHFSPEELCVKVTGDFIEIHGKHEDRQDEHGYVSREFHRKYKIPAGVEPTAVTSSLSSDGVLTISAPRKLADVPERTISITRDDKPAMPAPQKK; encoded by the exons ATGTCAGCAAACATGGACATCGCCATCCAGCACCCCTGGTTCCGCCGGcctttcttctcctccttcttccCCTGCCGGATCTTTGACCAGAACTTCGGCGAGCACATATCCGAGGGCGACGTGTTCTCACCCTTCCCCCCGCTGTACTGGCCCCGGTCCTCTTTCTTCCGCATGCCCACCTGGGTGGACAGCGGGCTCTCAGAG ATGCGCCTGGACAAGGACCGGTTCATGATCAACCTGGATGTGAAGCACTTCTCCCCAGAGGAGCTGTGCGTCAAGGTGACCGGCGACTTCATCGAGATCCATGGGAAACACGAGGATCGCCAG GACGAGCACGGCTACGTGTCCCGGGAGTTCCACAGGAAGTACAAGATCCCAGCGGGCGTAGAGCCCACCGCCGTCACCTCTTCCCTGTCTTCAGATGGCGTACTGACGATCAGCGCCCCCCGCAAGCTGGCCGACGTGCCCGAGCGCACCATCTCCATCACCCGCGACGACAAGCCTGCTATGCCAGCCCCGCAGAAGAAGTAG